In Bufo gargarizans isolate SCDJY-AF-19 unplaced genomic scaffold, ASM1485885v1 original_scaffold_1288_pilon, whole genome shotgun sequence, a genomic segment contains:
- the LOC122923155 gene encoding embryonic protein UVS.2-like produces MYQDRHEGSSGMMMVSDVHNMLLSIPGLNEYVTDSKASEEPEGTFAKIIKVNKENDINLHQGDMLETTGRSATSCTGCLWPKSANGTVNVPYSFASNYSIGSLNLFKTSMEEFETLTCVRFVPRTTEKDYLNIMTSRGCASFVGRIGGGQMVAVDMAGCMYRGIVQHELNHALGFYHEHTRSDRDNYVTIMYQYISPGQVINFNKQNTNNLGLEYDYKSVMHYDSFAFSNTSGQPTIVTIPVPNIPIGQRDGLSVLDVSKINRLYQCNACAYLLNEKNGSLTSANYPSAYPNNASCVWLIRTPSDQVTLNFVAFDVQSSPNCISDYIRIYDGPTKKDPLLLDRTCGTGLIPQIIASTNQLLVEFSSDSSVAGVGFKATYSTVQCGGAFYAPERNFTSPGYPNSYRPNMNCIYTITAPVGKKISFKVADFQTEASQYCIYDYLEIQDGSNWKGPFCGNYKIPSFTSQGNSLWLRFVSDDRTQFRGFQASYKF; encoded by the exons ATGTATCAGGATAGGCATGAAGGCAGCAGCGGCATGATGATGGTATCAGATGTACACAACATGTTG CTTTCCATACCTGGATTAAATGAATATG TTACAGATTCTAAAGCATCAGAAGAACCTGAAGgaacctttgccaagataatcaaGGTCAACAAAG AAAATGACATAAACTTACATCAAGGTGACATGTTGGAAACAACTGGACGCAGCGCTACGTCCTGCACAGGGTGCTTGTGGCCCAAATCTGCCAATGGGACGGTCAATGTGCCTTATTCGTTTGCCTCCAATTATA GTATTGGGAGCCTCAACTTGTTTAAGACATCAATGGAGGAATTTGAAACCCTCACCTGTGTGAGGTTTGTGCCTCGGACAACAGAGAAAGACTACCTCAATATTATGACTTCAAGGGG ATGTGCATCATTTGTGGGCCGGATAGGTGGAGGTCAGATGGTTGCAGTAGACATGGCTGGCTGTATGTACAGAGGAATTGTACAGCATGAGCTAAACCATGCCCTGGGGTTCTACCATGAGCATACAAGGAGTGACCGGGATAACTATGTCACCATCATGTACCAGTACATATCACCAG GTCAAGTTATAAATTTTAATAAACAAAACACCAACAACCTTGGGCTTGAGTATGACTATAAATCAGTGATGCATTATGACAG TTTCGCTTTTTCAAACACATCAGGACAACCCACCATTGTGACCATACCGGTCCCAAACATCCCAATTGGGCAAAGAGATGGACTGAGTGTTCTAGATGTCTCTAAAATCAACCGGTTGTATCAATGCA ATGCCTGTGCTTATTTACTTAATGAAAAGAATGGAAGTCTAACCTCCGCCAACTACCCATCAGCATACCCGAATAATGCTAGCTGTGTTTGGCTGATCAGAACACCATCAGATCAG GTTACATTGAACTTTGTTGCCTTTGATGTCCAGTCGTCACCCAATTGTATATCTGACTATATTAGGATTTATGATGGTCCCACTAAGAAAGATCCCCTGTTGTTGGACAGAACTTGTGGGACTGGGTTGATTCCTCAAATTATTGCCTCTACTAACCAGTTACTGGTTGAGTTTTCCAGTGACAGCAGTGTTGCTGGAGTAGGCTTTAAAGCCACATACagcacag TGCAATGTGGAGGAGCGTTCTATGCACCGGAAAGAAACTTTACATCCCCTGGTTACCCCAATTCCTACCGCCCAAACATGAATTGCATCTACACCATTACAGCTCCTGTTGGAAAGAAG ATTTCCTTCAAGGTTGCTGATTTTCAGACAGAGGCTAGTCAGTACTGCATCTATGACTATTTAGAGATCCAGGATGGGTCCAACTGGAAGGGTCCATTCTGTGGGAACTATAAAATCCCTTCCTTTACCTCTCAAGGCAATTCACTGTGGCTGAGATTTGTTAGTGATGACAGAACTCAGTTTAGAGGCTTCCAGGCATCATATAAATTTG